In Brettanomyces bruxellensis chromosome 8, complete sequence, a genomic segment contains:
- the RFC3 gene encoding Subunit of heteropentameric Replication factor C (RF-C), with protein MPNRELHENLPWVEKYRPQNLDQVYGQQETIQTIRKFAQDGRIPHLLFYGPPGSGKTSTIIALAREIYGKNYRNMVLELNASDDRGIDIVRDQIKNFASTRQIFSSGFKLVILDEADAMTNTAQNALRRIIEKYTKNTRFCILANYAHKINPALMSRCTRFRFSPLAISAIEERVDTVIKEEKLKIEKPAEKCLVTLSKGDMRKALNVLQACAAALDKPEDTISVDMIYECVGAPRPKSIEVILNAIMERDWTDSYSVMNKIRKTEGLALIDLIEGFMDILAKYELKPLTRIKMIQGLGDIEYGISKGGSDKIQSTAVIGCIKNALENEA; from the coding sequence ATGCCGAATAGAGAGTTGCATGAAAACTTACCGTGGGTTGAAAAGTACCGCCCTCAAAATCTTGACCAGGTCTATGGTCAACAAGAAACTATCCAGACTATTAGAAAGTTTGCCCAAGATGGCAGAATTCCACATCTTCTATTTTATGGACCACCAGGTAGTGGTAAGACATCTACAATAATAGCATTGGCAAGGGAAATTTATGGAAAGAATTACAGAAATATGGTTTTAGAGTTGAATGCTTCTGATGATCGAGGTATTGATATTGTTAGAGATCAAATAAAGAACTTCGCCAGCACTCGGCAGATTTTCAGCTCTGGATTCAAACTAGTGATATTAGATGAAGCAGATGCAATGACAAATACAGCCCAAAATGCTTTAAGGAGGATCATAGAGAAATACACTAAAAACACGAGATTCTGTATTCTTGCAAACTATGCACATAAAATAAATCCCGCTTTGATGTCACGTTGTACAAGATTCAGATTCTCTCCGTTAGCTATATCGGCAATAGAAGAAAGGGTTGACACTGTCATTAAAGAGGAGAAGCTCAAAATCGAAAAGCCAGCTGAAAAATGCCTCGTTACACTCAGTAAAGGTGATATGAGAAAGGCTTTGAATGTTTTACAAGCTTGTGCGGCAGCATTGGATAAGCCTGAGGATACTATAAGCGTTGACATGATTTACGAATGTGTTGGTGCTCCCAGACCTAAGTCTATAGAAGTGATATTAAATGCAATAATGGAACGAGATTGGACAGATTCATACTCCGTCATGAATAAAATCCGTAAGACTGAGGGGCTTGCACTTATTGATTTAATTGAAGGATTTATGGATATCCTTGCAAAATATGAGCTCAAACCGCTCActagaataaaaatgattcAGGGTCTCGGTGATATAGAATATGGCATTTCCAAAGGTGGAAGTGATAAGATTCAAAGTACAGCTGTAATTGGATGTATAAAGAATGCTTTAGAGAATGAAGCTTGA
- a CDS encoding uncharacterized protein (BUSCO:EOG09264BWL): MMGKQVARFCTSARCLAKNIKGRYRISPDVKLRPPIIPTINNIKVKDDHPLWQFFSHKKFIRSSKEVQHTSRPWSIQELRKKSFEDLHSLWYVCLKERNKLYREYHIYYEEGSKRSTDFISLSDDILDTMNNIKHVISEREAALNNAQAEFITGGEQYLAEFKKKYLEEKEVETDEWYDKLERLQYAIFGIPDVLDTSLKVDVNFINGVKFIGNLKYDKFASKIGREDLNGLKDIAEMYTVFEESATADGLKEACTKIDEYRKSNLVIPESKEIRVVQGFIDDKIKEAENEFSSEAVEKS, translated from the coding sequence ATGATGGGGAAACAAGTGGCAAGATTTTGCACCAGTGCAAGATGTCTCGCAAAAAACATTAAGGGTCGTTACCGCATATCTCCAGATGTCAAACTTAGGCCACCAATTATTCCCACGATCAACAACATTAAGGTGAAGGACGATCATCCATTAtggcaatttttttctcacaAAAAGTTTATTCGCAGTTCCAAAGAGGTACAGCATACATCCAGGCCATGGAGTATTCAAGAACTAAGAAAGAAATCATTTGAGGATCTCCACTCTTTATGGTACGTGTGTCTcaaggaaagaaataaacTTTATAGGGAGTACCATATCTATTATGAAGAAGGAAGTAAAAGATCAACTGACTTTATTTCTCTTAGTGATGATATTTTGGATACAATGAATAACATCAAACATGTTATATCCGAACGGGAGGCTGCATTGAATAATGCTCAAGCTGAATTCATTACTGGTGGTGAACAATATCTTGCAGAATTTAAAAAGAAGTActtagaagaaaaagaagttgaGACAGATGAGTGGTATGATAAACTAGAGAGATTGCAATACGCTATTTTTGGCATACCAGATGTCTTAGATACGTCGCTCAAGGTGGATGTGAATTTCATTAATGGAGTTAAATTCATTGGCAATCTTAAgtatgataaatttgcaTCTAAGATAGGACGGGAGGACCTTAATGGATTGAAGGATATCGCCGAAATGTATACTGTTTTTGAGGAAAGTGCAACCGCTGATGGTCTGAAAGAGGCATGTACAAAAATCGACGAGTACAGGAAAAGCAACTTGGTAATTCCTGAGTCAAAGGAAATACGTGTTGTTCAAGGCTTTATAGATGACAAGATCAAAGAAGCCGAGAATGAATTTTCATCGGAGGCGGTTGAAAAATCGTGA
- a CDS encoding uncharacterized protein (BUSCO:EOG09264PDD), with protein sequence MPPRPKLPENELKEKFIKGGSGHGGQKINKTNSKVQLTHVPTGIVISCQATRSRDQNRKIARQILALKVDQLKNGDKSWKALKGAREKIRKQRAKRKSKAKYRKLREEKEAEMVKQKPDSSTASQADEKHETFKNDCPLLSSVKE encoded by the coding sequence ATGCCCCCAAGACCAAAATTACCTGAGAATGAACTGAAGGAGAAGTTCATCAAAGGAGGTTCAGGTCATGGAGGTCAAAAGATTAATAAAACAAACTCTAAAGTCCAATTAACACATGTTCCTACTGGGATTGTAATCAGTTGCCAAGCTACAAGATCCAGAGAccaaaatagaaaaattgCAAGGCAAATATTAGCATTAAAGGTAGATCAATTAAAGAATGGAGACAAAAGCTGGAAAGCTTTGAAAGGAGCCAGAgaaaaaatcagaaagcaACGTGCGAAACGAAAGTCGAAAGCCAAATATAGGAAGCTCagagaagagaaggaaGCGGAGATGGTCAAGCAGAAGCCTGACAGCTCTACTGCTAGTCAGGCTGACGAAAAGCATGAAACTTTTAAAAACGATTGTCCTTTATTGTCGTCAGTAAAAGAATAA